A stretch of Microbulbifer sp. SAOS-129_SWC DNA encodes these proteins:
- a CDS encoding glycoside hydrolase family 3 N-terminal domain-containing protein, which translates to MIKKRILLGAISGLIAGGGLVGCGESKTGGSTQAGTPSSDSVQVRADWPQLTSKVAKDPVLEARIDALLKRMTLEEKVGQLIQVEIKQATPQDVHKYHVGSVLNGGGAFPNNDKHASISDWVALADAFYRASTDTSDGGVGIPVIWGTDAVHGHNNVIGATLFPQNIALGATRDPDLMQKIATATAEEVTATGIDWSFAPTLAVAQDDRWGRTYESFSEDPAVVQSYGGRMVTGLQGAAQSDDFLDGGHVIATAKHFIADGGTRDGVDRGDAQISEKTLLKIHAPGYFSAIEAGVQTVMASFSSWQGHKMHGNKYLLTDVLKGRMGFDGFVVGDWNGHAFVDGCSAVSCPAAINAGLDMFMAAEPGWKQLYANTLAQAKDGTIPQERLDDAVRRILRVKMRAGLFDKGAPSTRPLVGQADVIGSPQHRAIARRAVRESLVLLKNHNALLPLNASSKVLVAGDGADNIGKQAGGWTITWQGTGNQNSDFPGATSIYGGIAAAVKQAGGHADLSEDGSYTDKPDVAIVVFGENPYAEAQGDIANLDYRGDSDLALLKKLRGEGIPVVSLFITGRPLWVNPEINASDAFVVIWQPGTEGEGVADVLFRKADGEVHYDFTGKLPFTWPDSAVPTPRNIARKAADPADYHAQYAYDFGLSYSDTDVAAALPEDSGLQAPSADSELQVFAGRALDPWNLEVVDTANHRRAITSSVTEMAGIRVQAVGRNMQEDSRRLQWSGQGAASVGLFSSQRTDLSSYLKSDGALVFDVKVNSAPSSDVRVGMSCGIDCLAEQPITDLLRSTKPGEWRSVSVSLQCLADKGAQLNMVLSPFYMVTEGAMDVSVNSIRVASDVDADIKCG; encoded by the coding sequence GTGATAAAGAAGCGAATTTTGCTGGGGGCGATCTCCGGCCTGATAGCGGGTGGTGGCCTCGTCGGCTGTGGTGAGTCGAAGACTGGGGGGAGCACGCAGGCAGGCACGCCGAGCTCCGACAGCGTGCAGGTTCGGGCTGACTGGCCGCAACTGACCAGCAAGGTCGCCAAAGATCCGGTCCTCGAGGCCCGCATCGATGCTCTGCTCAAACGCATGACCCTGGAGGAAAAAGTCGGTCAGCTGATACAGGTCGAGATCAAGCAGGCCACGCCGCAGGATGTGCACAAGTATCATGTGGGTTCAGTGCTGAACGGCGGTGGTGCCTTCCCCAACAATGACAAGCACGCATCGATCAGTGACTGGGTAGCGCTGGCCGATGCGTTTTACCGCGCTTCCACCGACACCAGCGACGGTGGCGTGGGTATTCCGGTGATCTGGGGCACGGATGCGGTGCACGGTCATAACAATGTGATTGGTGCGACCCTGTTTCCGCAAAATATCGCCCTGGGCGCCACCCGCGATCCCGACCTGATGCAGAAAATCGCCACCGCCACTGCCGAAGAAGTTACCGCGACCGGTATTGACTGGAGTTTCGCTCCGACGTTGGCAGTCGCACAGGACGACCGCTGGGGTCGTACCTATGAATCCTTTTCCGAGGACCCGGCCGTGGTGCAGAGCTACGGCGGCCGCATGGTTACCGGTCTGCAGGGGGCGGCGCAGAGCGACGACTTCCTCGATGGTGGCCACGTCATCGCCACCGCCAAGCACTTTATCGCCGACGGCGGCACACGCGATGGCGTTGATCGCGGCGATGCGCAGATCAGCGAGAAGACGCTGCTGAAAATCCATGCGCCGGGCTATTTCTCCGCGATTGAAGCCGGCGTGCAGACCGTCATGGCCTCGTTCAGCAGCTGGCAGGGCCACAAGATGCACGGCAACAAATACCTGTTGACCGATGTGCTGAAAGGCCGCATGGGCTTTGACGGCTTTGTCGTCGGTGACTGGAATGGCCACGCTTTTGTCGATGGCTGCAGTGCGGTGAGCTGTCCCGCCGCAATCAATGCGGGGCTCGACATGTTTATGGCGGCGGAACCCGGCTGGAAACAGCTTTACGCAAACACCCTTGCCCAGGCCAAGGACGGCACTATCCCGCAGGAACGTCTGGACGACGCGGTGCGTCGCATCCTGCGGGTCAAGATGCGCGCCGGCCTGTTTGACAAGGGTGCGCCTTCCACCCGTCCGCTGGTTGGCCAGGCCGATGTAATCGGTTCGCCACAGCACCGTGCCATTGCTCGTCGCGCAGTGCGCGAGTCACTGGTACTGCTGAAAAACCATAATGCCCTGTTGCCACTCAATGCGAGCTCCAAGGTATTGGTGGCTGGTGACGGCGCCGACAATATCGGCAAGCAGGCCGGTGGCTGGACCATCACCTGGCAGGGTACCGGCAACCAGAACAGCGATTTCCCCGGTGCCACCTCGATCTATGGCGGTATCGCCGCGGCGGTCAAGCAGGCGGGCGGTCATGCCGATTTGAGCGAGGATGGCAGCTATACCGATAAGCCGGATGTCGCCATCGTCGTATTTGGTGAGAACCCCTATGCGGAAGCGCAGGGCGATATTGCCAACCTGGATTACCGTGGCGACAGCGACCTCGCGCTGCTGAAAAAACTGCGCGGTGAGGGTATTCCGGTGGTATCCCTGTTTATCACCGGCCGCCCGCTGTGGGTAAATCCGGAGATCAATGCGTCGGATGCCTTTGTCGTGATCTGGCAGCCCGGCACCGAGGGCGAGGGCGTTGCCGATGTGCTGTTCCGCAAAGCCGATGGTGAGGTGCACTACGACTTTACCGGCAAACTGCCCTTTACCTGGCCGGATTCGGCGGTACCAACGCCGCGCAATATTGCCCGCAAGGCCGCCGACCCGGCCGACTATCACGCCCAGTATGCCTACGATTTCGGTCTCAGCTACAGCGATACCGATGTGGCCGCGGCACTGCCGGAAGACAGCGGCCTGCAGGCTCCGAGTGCCGACAGCGAGCTACAGGTGTTTGCCGGTCGTGCGCTGGATCCCTGGAATCTGGAAGTGGTGGACACCGCCAACCATCGTCGCGCAATAACCAGCAGTGTGACGGAAATGGCCGGTATCCGCGTGCAGGCCGTGGGTCGCAATATGCAGGAGGACAGTCGCCGCCTACAGTGGAGCGGGCAGGGAGCGGCCAGTGTCGGTCTCTTCTCCAGTCAGCGCACCGACCTGAGCAGCTACCTGAAATCCGACGGCGCTCTGGTCTTTGATGTCAAAGTAAACAGCGCGCCGAGCAGCGATGTGCGCGTGGGTATGTCCTGCGGTATCGACTGCCTGGCCGAGCAACCGATCACCGATCTGTTGCGCAGCACCAAGCCGGGCGAGTGGCGCAGCGTGTCTGTGTCGCTGCAGTGTCTGGCGGACAAGGGCGCGCAGTTGAATATGGTGCTGTCGCCGTTTTATATGGTGACGGAAGGCGCCATGGATGTGTCCGTCAACAGCATCCGCGTGGCCAGTGATGTCGACGCGGATATCAAGTGCGGTTGA
- the glk gene encoding glucokinase → MTSIVADIGGTNARFAIASPAGDGYRLEALKVVDCQRFADFDAALHHWLDGLDQPAPWRACIAAAGPVERTAAGGRVYMTNLGWSICAEALRAEFQFEQVELINDFAALAQSLPLLSVGDYAVLRDVPRVEGAAMAVLGPGTGLGVAGLAAENGRWHVMAGEGGHANLGVGSERELQLLQFMMRERCPVFNEWVLSGSGLVNLYRAVCALHGRPAEDYTPPDVGRHGLDGSDPLCRETLIDFLNFLGSAAGDTALYLGARGGVFIGGGILPRIAELLPESAFEQRFLAKGKVENWMETVPLYALKAGYQALLGAAAHLGDC, encoded by the coding sequence ATGACCAGCATCGTAGCGGATATCGGCGGTACCAACGCCCGTTTTGCCATCGCCAGCCCCGCCGGCGACGGCTACAGGCTGGAAGCGCTGAAGGTGGTCGATTGCCAGCGATTTGCCGACTTCGATGCCGCTCTGCACCACTGGCTGGACGGCCTCGACCAGCCGGCCCCCTGGCGCGCCTGTATCGCCGCGGCCGGGCCGGTTGAAAGGACCGCGGCCGGTGGTCGCGTCTATATGACCAATCTCGGCTGGAGTATCTGTGCCGAGGCGCTGCGCGCGGAATTCCAGTTCGAGCAGGTGGAATTGATCAATGATTTTGCCGCGCTGGCTCAGTCCCTGCCCCTGCTGAGTGTTGGCGACTACGCGGTGCTGCGCGATGTGCCGCGCGTCGAGGGTGCGGCCATGGCGGTGCTCGGTCCCGGTACCGGACTGGGGGTGGCCGGCCTGGCGGCGGAAAACGGCCGCTGGCATGTTATGGCCGGTGAGGGCGGGCACGCCAACCTGGGGGTTGGCAGCGAACGCGAGCTGCAGCTGCTGCAGTTCATGATGCGCGAGCGCTGCCCGGTGTTTAACGAGTGGGTGCTGTCCGGCAGTGGCCTGGTCAACCTGTACCGCGCCGTCTGTGCGCTGCACGGCCGCCCCGCCGAAGACTACACGCCACCGGATGTGGGCCGTCACGGTCTGGATGGCTCGGACCCGCTGTGCCGCGAGACCTTAATCGATTTCCTCAACTTCCTCGGCAGCGCCGCCGGCGACACCGCCCTCTACCTCGGTGCTCGTGGCGGAGTTTTCATCGGTGGTGGTATACTCCCGCGGATTGCCGAACTGCTCCCCGAGAGTGCCTTCGAGCAGCGCTTCCTGGCCAAGGGCAAGGTGGAGAACTGGATGGAGACCGTCCCCCTCTACGCCCTCAAGGCGGGCTACCAGGCGCTGCTCGGCGCTGCCGCGCATCTTGGGGATTGCTAA
- a CDS encoding AraC family transcriptional regulator — MKAYIFNIPDVVLLMTTAECLLLCIFQLVLPLRERTYGRLLMAFLVIVGVASACTLILWNDQFELPHLLDQVLLPYFLFASLMLKGPAIYLYVSALTQQNLRLQWRHALHLLPALVLVLCIAIFDLSSDNLRHIAIAGQGFSPKIVDLIWDISTLIPLLYAAAAALLARRYSGELKDEYSHFSTTELNWLHNLTLGVLLSWGWTMLVHVVAKFSSGETADYLGIADNYITFILINAFFAYSLTYAHQLLVTKPERNREMAEDEPSESAIDRVRKAMETEKAYLKKNLNLEQFSARVELPAKEVSAVINKHFGTNFFEFVNSYRVEEAKTLLADPHNAEMTILDILLQSGFNSKSAFHRFFSRLVGMSPTEYRKQSQQGGSPTAPAH, encoded by the coding sequence ATGAAAGCCTATATCTTCAATATTCCCGACGTGGTGCTGCTGATGACCACTGCGGAGTGCCTGCTGCTGTGCATCTTCCAGCTGGTGCTGCCGTTGCGCGAGCGCACCTATGGCCGGCTGCTGATGGCCTTCCTGGTCATCGTCGGTGTGGCCTCCGCCTGCACACTGATCCTGTGGAACGACCAGTTCGAGCTGCCTCACCTGCTCGACCAGGTATTACTGCCCTACTTCCTGTTCGCCAGCCTGATGCTCAAAGGGCCGGCCATCTACCTGTATGTCTCGGCACTGACCCAGCAGAACCTGCGCCTGCAGTGGCGCCACGCCCTGCATCTGCTGCCGGCGCTGGTGCTGGTGCTGTGTATTGCCATCTTCGACCTGAGCAGTGACAACCTGCGTCACATCGCCATCGCCGGCCAGGGCTTCTCACCGAAGATCGTCGACCTGATCTGGGATATTTCCACCCTGATACCGCTGCTTTACGCCGCGGCGGCCGCGCTGCTGGCACGCCGCTATAGCGGCGAACTCAAAGACGAGTACTCCCACTTTTCCACCACCGAGCTCAACTGGCTGCACAACCTGACTCTCGGGGTACTGCTAAGCTGGGGCTGGACCATGCTGGTACACGTGGTGGCCAAGTTCTCCTCCGGCGAGACCGCCGACTACCTGGGCATCGCCGACAACTACATCACCTTTATCCTGATCAACGCGTTTTTCGCCTACTCGCTCACCTATGCGCACCAGCTGCTGGTCACCAAGCCCGAGCGCAATCGCGAAATGGCGGAAGACGAGCCATCCGAGAGCGCAATCGACCGGGTGCGCAAAGCGATGGAAACAGAGAAGGCCTATCTCAAGAAAAACCTGAACCTGGAACAGTTTTCTGCGCGCGTGGAGCTGCCGGCAAAAGAAGTCTCTGCAGTGATCAACAAGCACTTCGGCACCAACTTCTTCGAGTTCGTCAACTCTTACCGCGTCGAGGAGGCGAAGACACTGCTGGCGGATCCGCACAACGCGGAGATGACCATTCTGGATATCCTGCTGCAGTCCGGCTTTAACAGTAAATCCGCGTTCCACCGCTTCTTCAGCCGCCTGGTGGGCATGTCGCCGACCGAATACCGTAAACAATCCCAGCAGGGTGGCAGCCCCACGGCCCCGGCCCACTGA
- a CDS encoding TonB-dependent receptor, whose translation MSLSKYGKAGFRPTLLSVAIAATASVSLPAFAADDEAASKSLEEVTVTGFRKSVMDSIDTKRDAKAVVEAISAEDIGKLPDSSIAEAISRLPGLASQRLDGRASRVTIRGFGENESATTFNGREQVSIGDNRGVEFDLYPSEIMSGVTVYKTPTASLGAEGIAGVIDMQTVKPLDRHERTIKINTQYEMTGFDKLNPDGEDSGHRATISYIDQFADDKIGVAFAYNTMSSPNQEQRWNSWGYPEFTADDGNTYSILGGAKPFVRSSVLDRDSAMLVVEAKPNDKLHMTFDSLYVDFSDQKILRGIEIPFAWGQGSINPDTAVVDPASGFITSATTEGQRVVVRNDMENRDATLQSFGFNTKYDFSDDLQLEFDASHSAVQRDIWSFESYSGTGRGDSNGAADNLTYTFDGGNTGAHFDHQLDYGNYDLIKMGGPLTWGWSSALNDKYGITGTEWENAAQDGFLNAPEIDDELNSFKVAAKQMVDAGFVNQISYGVSYRDRQKSKKSKGYFMTLSNFDGTSEGMLTVPEQYRLGTVSLDFIGMGDMIAYDSAAMLKDGYYNLTDESLTNISHLTKSYKVNETVTAAFAQADFETEVAGLPLTGNAGLRYVHTEQGSQGYKGNINADGLVETIPTDITHSYNNLLPSLNLALALDEQQTLRFGAAKTISRARMDEMNASMRVEYTPRSPDDNGNVWKISGGNPYLEPKEAVGVDLSYENYFSDEGYFSVALFWKDLKSWNFSNSYEEQLNTVTDPASGVTAENVTATHSEKSNGGGGTLTGYEISATLPFNMFSESLDGFGLLASHTGVTSDIQDINGNDYQLPGLSENIDSMTLYFEKYGFSARTSMRKRSDFKGEVYGIGFDSQQVDVLGETLVDAQIGYDFSDAGISGLEGLSVFLQGQNLTDEPFTTLSGDNALQVRDYQSYGKTYLLGFSYQL comes from the coding sequence ATGAGTCTATCCAAATATGGCAAAGCGGGTTTCCGCCCGACCTTGCTGTCTGTCGCTATTGCTGCCACTGCGAGCGTTTCGCTGCCGGCTTTCGCGGCTGACGATGAAGCTGCTTCCAAGTCGCTCGAAGAAGTGACCGTTACCGGTTTCCGCAAGAGTGTGATGGATTCCATCGACACCAAGCGCGATGCCAAGGCCGTGGTTGAGGCCATTTCCGCGGAAGATATCGGCAAACTGCCGGATTCCTCCATCGCCGAGGCGATTTCCCGCCTGCCGGGCCTGGCGTCCCAGCGCCTGGATGGTCGCGCCAGCCGCGTTACCATCCGCGGTTTCGGTGAGAACGAGAGCGCCACCACCTTCAATGGCCGCGAGCAGGTCTCCATCGGTGACAACCGCGGTGTGGAGTTCGATCTCTACCCGTCTGAAATCATGAGCGGCGTCACCGTTTACAAGACCCCGACTGCCAGCCTCGGTGCCGAGGGCATCGCCGGTGTGATCGACATGCAGACGGTCAAGCCGCTGGATCGCCACGAGCGCACCATCAAGATCAACACCCAGTACGAGATGACCGGCTTCGACAAGCTGAATCCCGATGGCGAAGACTCCGGTCACCGCGCCACCATCTCCTACATCGACCAGTTCGCCGACGACAAGATTGGTGTGGCCTTCGCCTACAACACCATGAGCTCGCCGAACCAGGAACAGCGCTGGAACTCCTGGGGTTACCCCGAGTTCACCGCCGATGACGGCAACACCTACTCCATCCTGGGCGGTGCCAAGCCGTTCGTGCGCTCCTCCGTGCTGGACCGCGACAGCGCCATGCTGGTGGTGGAAGCCAAGCCGAACGACAAGCTGCACATGACGTTCGATAGCCTGTACGTGGACTTCTCCGACCAGAAGATCCTGCGCGGTATCGAGATTCCGTTCGCCTGGGGCCAGGGCTCCATCAACCCGGACACCGCCGTCGTTGATCCGGCCAGCGGCTTTATTACCAGCGCCACCACTGAAGGCCAGCGCGTCGTTGTGCGCAACGATATGGAAAACCGCGACGCCACGCTGCAGTCTTTCGGTTTCAACACCAAGTACGATTTCAGCGACGACCTGCAGCTGGAATTCGACGCCAGCCACTCCGCAGTTCAGCGTGATATCTGGAGCTTCGAGAGCTATTCCGGTACCGGCCGCGGCGACAGCAACGGTGCTGCCGACAACCTGACCTACACCTTCGACGGCGGCAATACCGGTGCGCACTTCGACCACCAGCTGGACTACGGCAACTACGACCTGATCAAGATGGGCGGCCCGCTGACCTGGGGCTGGAGCTCCGCACTGAACGACAAGTACGGCATCACCGGCACCGAATGGGAAAATGCGGCGCAGGACGGCTTCCTCAATGCGCCGGAAATCGACGACGAGCTGAACTCCTTCAAGGTCGCCGCCAAGCAGATGGTCGACGCCGGTTTCGTCAACCAGATCAGCTACGGCGTGTCCTACCGCGATCGCCAGAAGAGCAAGAAGTCCAAGGGTTACTTCATGACCCTGAGCAACTTCGACGGCACTTCGGAAGGCATGCTGACCGTGCCGGAACAGTACCGCCTGGGTACCGTGTCCCTGGACTTCATCGGCATGGGTGACATGATCGCCTATGACTCCGCGGCCATGCTGAAAGATGGTTACTACAACCTGACCGATGAATCCCTGACCAACATCAGCCACCTGACCAAGTCTTACAAGGTGAATGAGACGGTGACTGCGGCGTTCGCCCAGGCCGATTTCGAAACCGAAGTGGCGGGCCTGCCGCTGACCGGTAATGCCGGCCTGCGCTACGTGCATACCGAGCAGGGCTCCCAAGGCTACAAGGGTAATATCAATGCCGATGGGCTGGTCGAGACCATCCCCACCGATATCACCCACAGCTACAACAACCTGTTGCCGAGCCTGAACCTGGCGCTGGCGCTGGACGAGCAGCAGACTCTGCGCTTCGGTGCGGCCAAGACTATCTCCCGCGCGCGTATGGACGAAATGAATGCCTCCATGCGCGTCGAATACACGCCCCGTTCACCGGACGATAACGGCAATGTGTGGAAGATCAGCGGCGGCAACCCGTACCTGGAGCCGAAGGAAGCGGTCGGTGTGGATCTCTCCTACGAGAACTACTTCAGCGATGAAGGCTACTTCTCCGTGGCGCTGTTCTGGAAAGACCTGAAGAGCTGGAACTTCTCCAACAGCTACGAAGAGCAGCTGAATACCGTTACCGATCCGGCCAGTGGTGTGACCGCTGAAAATGTCACCGCGACCCACTCTGAAAAATCCAACGGTGGCGGCGGTACCCTGACCGGTTACGAAATCTCCGCAACCCTGCCGTTCAACATGTTCAGCGAGAGCCTGGATGGTTTCGGTCTGCTGGCCAGCCACACCGGCGTAACCTCTGATATTCAGGACATCAACGGCAACGATTACCAGCTGCCGGGTCTGTCCGAGAATATCGATTCCATGACCCTCTACTTCGAGAAGTACGGTTTCTCCGCCCGCACCAGCATGCGCAAGCGCTCCGACTTCAAGGGCGAGGTCTACGGTATCGGCTTCGACAGCCAGCAGGTGGACGTACTGGGTGAGACCCTGGTCGACGCGCAGATCGGTTATGATTTCAGCGACGCTGGCATCAGCGGTCTGGAAGGCCTGTCCGTGTTCCTGCAGGGGCAGAACCTGACCGACGAGCCGTTCACTACCCTGAGTGGTGACAACGCGCTGCAGGTTCGCGACTACCAGAGCTACGGCAAAACCTATCTGCTGGGCTTCAGCTACCAGCTGTAA
- a CDS encoding cupin-like domain-containing protein → MKYPEFIPAVETREDVSPEEVAAIVAGRTTPLLMKGTLAHWPMVKAARAGQLADYLTPFDQERPLVLFRAGAETGGRIFYNDKLDGFNFERATGQLLPTLRQLESGAYGDDCCYVGSTPVDHHLPGLRAQNDLDLPDCEPLVSLWFGNRTRIAAHFDLPDNLAGVVAGRRRFTIFPPDQVANLYPGPLDFTPAGQAISMVDFYAPDFERFPRYRAALDAAQVAAMEPGDLLYLPSMWWHQVEGLDDLNVLVNYWWRATPAWAGLPFDALMHALVTIGGLPQAQRQAWGHLFEHFVVNRTDSAAHIPEARRGVLGELDRETVEGLRKQLIDRLQRMP, encoded by the coding sequence ATGAAATATCCCGAGTTTATTCCCGCAGTTGAGACGAGAGAGGATGTTTCCCCAGAGGAGGTAGCGGCGATTGTCGCCGGTCGTACGACGCCCCTGCTGATGAAGGGCACACTGGCACACTGGCCCATGGTAAAGGCGGCCCGTGCGGGACAGCTGGCCGATTACCTGACGCCTTTTGACCAGGAGAGGCCGTTGGTGTTGTTCCGCGCGGGCGCGGAAACTGGTGGGCGAATTTTTTACAACGACAAGTTGGACGGTTTCAACTTCGAGCGCGCCACCGGTCAGCTGCTACCGACGCTGCGACAGCTCGAGAGCGGTGCCTACGGCGATGACTGCTGTTATGTGGGCTCGACACCGGTCGATCACCATCTGCCGGGCCTGCGCGCGCAAAATGATCTCGACCTGCCCGACTGCGAACCACTGGTGTCCCTGTGGTTTGGCAACCGCACGCGCATTGCCGCGCATTTTGACCTGCCGGACAACCTGGCCGGTGTGGTGGCGGGGCGCCGCCGCTTCACGATATTTCCGCCGGATCAGGTGGCTAACCTCTACCCGGGTCCGCTGGACTTTACCCCGGCAGGGCAGGCGATCAGTATGGTGGATTTCTACGCGCCGGATTTTGAGCGCTTTCCGCGATACCGCGCGGCCCTGGATGCGGCGCAGGTGGCCGCGATGGAGCCGGGGGACCTGCTCTATCTGCCCAGTATGTGGTGGCACCAGGTGGAGGGGCTCGACGACTTGAACGTACTGGTGAACTACTGGTGGCGCGCGACGCCCGCCTGGGCGGGACTGCCATTCGATGCGCTGATGCACGCCCTGGTTACGATTGGCGGACTGCCGCAGGCGCAGCGCCAGGCGTGGGGCCATTTATTTGAGCACTTCGTGGTAAACCGCACAGATTCGGCCGCGCATATCCCCGAAGCCAGGCGCGGGGTGTTGGGAGAACTCGACCGCGAAACGGTTGAGGGATTGCGGAAACAGCTGATCGACAGACTGCAGCGGATGCCTTGA
- a CDS encoding tryptophan halogenase family protein produces the protein MSQAIKKIVIAGGGTAGWMTAAALSKLMGGKLDITLVESEAIGTVGVGEATIPTLVFFHRLLGIDEAEFLAATQGTYKLGIRFENWRDRGKDYLHGFGVTGQDCWACGFQHFWMRGRQLGLAGDFGEYCLERRAAEAHRFSHLPNNGLNYAFHFDASLYAAYLREFSEGNGVKRVEGKIDQVLLRPDNGYIRALKLDSGRELDGDFFIDCTGMRALLIEKALHTGFESWSHWLPCDTAVAVQTEAVAPPVPFTRSIARESAWQWRIPLRHRVGNGLVYAGNYQSDESAREQLLDNIDGKPLTDPRVIKFQTGRRRKQWNKNCLAVGLSSGFLEPLESTSIHLIQQNIVRFLRFFPQAEIRQAEVDEFNRQSDFDVERIRDFIILHYKVTERQDTEFWRYCRQMDIPDSLANKIDIFRETGHVFREGAELFVDSWQQVMLGQGLMPERYHPLVDTMPESELAEFLAQIKGNVDKNLAGLKEHNEYLDKLLSGKLRRAG, from the coding sequence ATGAGTCAAGCCATCAAGAAAATTGTAATTGCCGGCGGCGGTACCGCCGGATGGATGACGGCCGCCGCCCTGTCGAAATTGATGGGCGGCAAACTGGACATCACCCTGGTGGAGTCCGAGGCGATCGGTACCGTCGGTGTGGGCGAAGCCACTATCCCCACGCTGGTGTTTTTCCACCGCCTGCTGGGCATTGATGAGGCAGAGTTTCTTGCGGCGACCCAGGGCACCTACAAACTGGGTATCCGTTTTGAAAACTGGCGCGACCGCGGCAAAGACTACCTGCACGGGTTCGGTGTCACCGGCCAGGATTGCTGGGCCTGCGGTTTCCAGCACTTCTGGATGCGCGGCCGGCAACTGGGGTTGGCCGGGGATTTTGGCGAATATTGCCTGGAGCGCCGCGCGGCGGAGGCACACCGGTTTTCCCACCTGCCGAATAACGGCCTCAACTACGCCTTCCACTTTGATGCCAGCCTCTACGCGGCCTACCTGCGCGAGTTCAGCGAAGGCAATGGGGTCAAGCGCGTGGAGGGCAAGATCGACCAGGTACTGCTGCGGCCCGACAACGGATATATCCGTGCCCTCAAGCTGGATTCGGGGCGTGAACTGGACGGCGATTTCTTTATCGACTGTACCGGGATGCGCGCCCTGTTGATTGAAAAGGCCCTGCACACGGGGTTCGAGTCCTGGTCACACTGGCTGCCGTGCGACACCGCGGTGGCCGTGCAGACCGAAGCGGTGGCACCGCCGGTTCCCTTTACCCGCTCCATCGCCCGCGAGAGCGCCTGGCAGTGGCGCATCCCGCTGCGCCACCGGGTGGGCAATGGCCTCGTCTATGCCGGTAACTATCAATCCGATGAGTCGGCGCGTGAGCAGCTACTGGACAATATCGACGGCAAGCCGCTGACCGATCCGCGGGTCATCAAATTCCAGACCGGGCGCAGGCGCAAACAGTGGAATAAAAACTGCCTGGCCGTAGGGTTGTCCAGCGGCTTTCTGGAGCCACTCGAGTCCACCAGTATCCACCTGATCCAGCAGAATATTGTGCGCTTCCTGCGCTTCTTCCCGCAGGCGGAAATCCGTCAGGCGGAAGTGGATGAATTCAACCGCCAGTCAGATTTCGACGTGGAGCGTATCCGCGACTTCATCATCCTTCACTACAAGGTCACCGAGCGCCAGGATACGGAGTTCTGGCGATACTGTCGGCAGATGGACATTCCCGACAGCCTGGCCAACAAGATCGACATCTTCCGCGAGACCGGCCACGTGTTCCGGGAGGGAGCTGAGCTGTTCGTGGACTCCTGGCAGCAGGTCATGCTCGGTCAGGGGCTGATGCCGGAGCGCTACCACCCGCTGGTCGATACCATGCCCGAGAGTGAGCTCGCGGAATTTCTGGCGCAGATCAAGGGCAATGTTGATAAAAACCTCGCCGGCCTGAAAGAGCACAACGAATATCTGGATAAACTTTTGTCCGGGAAGTTACGCCGGGCAGGGTAA